The genomic segment GATAGAAAACTTATGATAGCTTTATATAAGGCATCACAAGCTGGAGTTAAAGTAGAACTTATAGTTAGAGGAATTTGCTCATTAAGACCTGGAGTTAAAGGCTTAAGTGAAAATATAACAGTGAGAAGCATTGTAGGAAGATATTTGGAACACAGCAGAATATATTACTTTTATAATAATGGAAAAGAAGACATATATATATCAAGCGCTGATTGGATGTATAGGAATTTAGACAAAAGAGTTGAAACAATGACAGTAATAGAAGATCATCTTATAAAAAAGGAACTTAAAGAAATGCTCGAATTATATATAAAAGATAATGTTAAAAGTAGGATATTGCTAGAAGACGGTTCTTATACAAAAATTAAAAGTGAAGGTAAAATAGTTAATGCACAGAAGGATATGATAGAGATTTGTAAAAAGTTTAATCAGAAAAGTTAGATAAGTATATGATTTAAAGAAATATGTCATATGTTGAGCAGAAGTGATATAGGCAAATAAAATTCGGTAGAATTTAATTATTAGGATTCTTGAAAATGGAAATTAGCTTAAGTAGTGTTAAATAGAGATAAAAAAGGCTAAAGTGTTAATAGCTATAATCGATAATTAATTATAAGAATATAATTGAGACATAAATATTAAATTACATTAAATATTCTAGGAGATGAGCAAAATGAAGAATAACAAATTAAGAATTTTATCTTTAGCCTTATTAGCATTCCTGGCTCAAGGATCTTGTACTTATGCAGCAAGTTCAGATAAGAGTGATTATACTAAAGATGAATTAAACAATTTAACTCCGGGATGGGATGCAAAAGACATAGACAAAAGTAACTATAAAGTTGATTCCTATAAAAACTCATTTTCAAGTACGCAGACACCAGATACAAAGGATGATGATACTAGCGATACAAAAAGCAAAGATAATACTTCGAGTACAACAACTGCTGTAGACACAAGTGTAGGAAATGCTATCGTAAGCAGTTCACCGAGCACAGGAAACAGAGGAGATTTTTGGGGAAAGACTTCAGATGGAAAATGGATATTGATTGAACAAGGTGTTCCGGTAAGTG from the Clostridium beijerinckii genome contains:
- a CDS encoding cell wall-binding protein, translated to MKNNKLRILSLALLAFLAQGSCTYAASSDKSDYTKDELNNLTPGWDAKDIDKSNYKVDSYKNSFSSTQTPDTKDDDTSDTKSKDNTSSTTTAVDTSVGNAIVSSSPSTGNRGDFWGKTSDGKWILIEQGVPVSGWKMVRGQWYYMDSNGVMQTGWINDGNNWYYLNSDGSMAYNTYVGGYYLDWNGVMQ